From a single Photobacterium gaetbulicola Gung47 genomic region:
- a CDS encoding cation/proton antiporter (COG0025) gives MSVYSTLCFLAAAAMLIAFINSKIGKMQTTIAITAGALVLSLGIIVAGQNGWFHLEDVAAAQLGEINFENFLLKGILGFLLFAGGLGIKLPHLEDQKWEITTLALAATLFSTFFIGFSLWGICQTLGIPLDLIYCLIFGSLISPTDPIAVLAIVKKLDAPKRISTQIEGESLFNDGFGLVIFVTLFTIAFGNEAPTVLGVGQLFVQEAIGGIAYGFALGLIFHYLISSTNDHSMELLLTLGVPTAGYVFADVIHVSGPLAMVVSGIMIGNWTRYIGFSKESEDHLDHFWELVDEFLNGVLFLLIGMSMLQFSFHQEDWILMVIAVPLVLLSRFLSIKLSYAGFQRYRDYNPLSVKILTWGGLRGGLALAMAMAIPAGVMVIPDKNIDVREIMLVMTYSVVVFSILVQGSTITPLIHKAKLWEAENNA, from the coding sequence ATGTCAGTTTACAGCACCCTCTGTTTTCTGGCGGCAGCAGCGATGCTGATCGCTTTTATAAACAGCAAAATAGGAAAAATGCAGACCACTATCGCCATCACTGCGGGGGCATTGGTACTATCGCTGGGCATCATCGTTGCCGGGCAAAACGGCTGGTTCCATCTAGAGGACGTTGCCGCTGCCCAGCTTGGCGAAATCAACTTTGAAAATTTCCTACTCAAAGGGATCCTGGGCTTCTTGCTGTTTGCCGGTGGCCTTGGGATCAAACTGCCCCACCTGGAAGACCAAAAATGGGAAATCACCACGCTGGCACTCGCCGCAACCTTGTTCTCGACCTTTTTTATCGGATTTTCCCTATGGGGTATTTGCCAGACGCTCGGCATCCCGCTTGATCTGATATACTGCCTGATCTTCGGCTCGCTGATCTCCCCGACCGACCCGATTGCCGTCCTTGCCATTGTCAAAAAACTCGATGCGCCAAAACGCATCTCAACCCAAATTGAGGGCGAATCACTATTCAATGACGGCTTCGGCCTAGTCATTTTCGTTACCCTATTTACCATCGCTTTCGGTAACGAAGCCCCTACCGTTCTTGGCGTCGGCCAGCTATTCGTGCAAGAAGCTATCGGTGGCATTGCCTACGGCTTCGCCCTTGGCCTGATCTTCCACTACCTCATCAGCTCGACCAACGACCACTCGATGGAGCTACTACTGACCTTGGGTGTCCCAACCGCAGGTTATGTCTTCGCCGACGTTATTCATGTTTCAGGCCCTCTGGCCATGGTGGTATCAGGCATCATGATCGGTAACTGGACACGCTATATTGGCTTTTCCAAAGAAAGTGAAGATCACCTCGATCACTTCTGGGAGCTGGTCGATGAGTTCCTCAACGGCGTACTGTTCCTGTTAATTGGTATGAGTATGCTGCAATTTAGCTTCCACCAAGAAGACTGGATACTGATGGTAATTGCGGTGCCATTGGTTCTACTGAGCCGCTTCCTCAGTATCAAACTCTCTTACGCCGGCTTCCAGCGCTATCGTGACTACAACCCGTTATCCGTCAAGATCCTCACTTGGGGTGGCCTGCGAGGCGGCCTTGCCCTCGCCATGGCAATGGCTATTCCGGCCGGTGTTATGGTGATCCCGGATAAAAACATCGACGTCCGTGAAATCATGCTGGTAATGACCTATTCGGTCGTGGTGTTCTCGATATTGGTCCAGGGCTCAACAATCACGCCGCTGATCCACAAGGCCAAGCTGTGGGAAGCTGAGAACAACGCCTGA
- a CDS encoding aspartate kinase III (COG0527) codes for MSFVENNFTVPPPITVAKFGGTSVADHAAMSRSATIIKENAAAKVVLISACSGVTNLLVELANGIADNEQRSLRLQKLTSIHQNIIDKLAQPDTVTGHIEQLINNVAGLAEQAAESPSTKLTDQLVAHGELLSTHLFTQILNEMGATAQRFDIRSVMRTDSQYGKAIPDIDTIRQLADSQLQPLLEGDTIIVSQGFIGSNSDGETTTLGRGGSDYSAALVAEAISAETLEIWTDVPGMYTTDPRITANAKPISEISFSEASEMANFGAKILHPSTLLPAVRQQIPVFIGSSKAPEQGGTWIRQQVSEPPKFRALALRCNQTLVTLTSLNMFHAYGFLSEVFRILAEHKISVDLITTSEVSVSLTLDQTDTGGGAPSLPAAAMEQLSQLCRVEVEQDLCLVALIGNQLGDAPGAATQVFSRLEQYSPRMICFGASTHNLCFLVKTKESRDVVKVLHQGLFE; via the coding sequence GTGAGCTTTGTCGAAAATAACTTTACTGTTCCTCCTCCGATTACTGTAGCGAAATTTGGCGGTACCAGCGTAGCCGATCATGCCGCCATGAGCCGAAGTGCCACGATCATCAAGGAAAATGCTGCTGCCAAAGTAGTTTTGATCAGTGCCTGTTCCGGCGTCACCAACCTGCTAGTTGAACTTGCAAACGGAATTGCCGATAACGAGCAGCGCTCCCTACGGCTACAAAAACTGACCTCTATCCACCAGAACATTATCGACAAGCTGGCCCAGCCAGACACTGTCACTGGCCACATAGAACAACTCATCAATAACGTGGCAGGCCTCGCCGAGCAAGCCGCGGAGTCACCATCGACCAAGCTGACCGATCAGTTGGTTGCCCATGGTGAACTATTGTCGACGCACTTATTTACCCAAATTCTCAACGAAATGGGGGCGACAGCCCAGCGTTTCGATATTCGCTCTGTCATGCGTACCGACAGCCAGTACGGCAAAGCCATCCCGGACATTGATACCATCCGCCAACTGGCCGACTCACAGCTCCAGCCTCTGCTGGAAGGCGATACCATTATAGTTTCTCAAGGCTTCATTGGCTCAAACAGCGACGGGGAAACGACCACCCTTGGCCGCGGTGGCAGCGATTACAGTGCCGCCCTAGTTGCAGAAGCCATCAGCGCAGAAACTCTGGAGATCTGGACGGATGTACCGGGCATGTATACAACAGACCCGCGCATCACCGCTAATGCCAAGCCAATCAGCGAAATCAGCTTTAGCGAAGCATCAGAGATGGCAAACTTCGGAGCCAAGATCCTCCACCCGTCGACTCTGCTGCCGGCTGTCCGCCAACAGATCCCGGTCTTTATCGGTTCATCGAAAGCCCCTGAGCAAGGTGGTACCTGGATCCGCCAGCAGGTCAGCGAGCCGCCGAAATTCCGGGCGCTGGCACTGCGCTGCAACCAGACCCTGGTCACCCTGACCAGCCTGAATATGTTCCATGCCTACGGCTTCCTGTCCGAAGTGTTCCGTATTCTGGCCGAACACAAAATCTCGGTTGATTTGATCACCACTTCGGAAGTCAGTGTTTCACTGACCCTCGACCAAACCGATACCGGTGGTGGTGCCCCTAGCCTGCCAGCCGCAGCGATGGAGCAACTGAGCCAGCTTTGCCGCGTGGAAGTCGAGCAAGATCTGTGTTTAGTTGCCCTCATTGGCAACCAGCTCGGCGATGCCCCGGGTGCCGCAACCCAAGTATTCAGCCGTCTGGAGCAATACAGCCCGCGCATGATCTGCTTCGGTGCCAGTACCCACAACTTGTGCTTCCTGGTCAAAACCAAAGAGTCGCGTGACGTGGTCAAGGTCTTGCACCAAGGGCTGTTCGAGTAA
- a CDS encoding hypothetical protein (COG2244), which yields MNVSMTMTVYAVGLISSKLIALGLQPFVTQWLGSEQFGRLDVLVTLSCLLTLAMSFGISDAIYRFAHEQQEPMTIFSSAFGLILTIAGGLTIIGQLAVPQIQQVLPGMPDEFALRCLLVTLFLNTLCCVPLAILRIRNQATHFVTAQVVFALTQGVGIVLLAPHYGIEGIMAAGLVAQIVQVIVLAKSFPSPKLGNNSLLLKYGWAITLSGVLNFMVLGAERWAIAQTLGLASLAPYAIAIQWAIAASLLLEPFGLWWFPKRFGLLRTQADRQHAATISVLGCQLSSLVAAGIITIGSRFLLIWLPPEFHASANILPLLGIAIMFKHASTLLNIGCYFQKDGKSIMLIGVISASCAVLLLLFILPNFGLYAFIWASIALQLVRAGLFFGWSQHYLRLPYPLYRLGASYALVAMLLFSHFQLSIMYEALCLLLLAIQVSWPWLGKQITKKREPSGLNKGLGSG from the coding sequence ATGAACGTCTCCATGACGATGACGGTGTACGCCGTTGGGTTGATCAGCAGCAAGCTCATCGCTTTGGGACTACAGCCCTTTGTCACCCAATGGCTGGGATCGGAACAGTTTGGTCGCTTGGATGTGCTAGTCACCCTGAGCTGCTTACTGACACTAGCGATGTCATTTGGGATCAGCGATGCTATCTACCGCTTTGCCCATGAACAACAAGAGCCAATGACCATTTTCAGCTCGGCGTTTGGGCTCATACTCACAATTGCCGGCGGGCTAACTATTATCGGCCAATTGGCGGTACCTCAAATACAGCAGGTCCTGCCCGGCATGCCTGACGAGTTTGCCCTCCGCTGCCTGCTCGTTACCCTGTTTCTCAATACACTTTGCTGCGTGCCCTTGGCCATTTTGCGGATCCGCAACCAAGCAACACATTTTGTTACCGCCCAGGTTGTGTTTGCCCTGACCCAAGGAGTAGGGATTGTCCTCCTTGCTCCCCATTACGGCATCGAGGGGATCATGGCTGCGGGCTTGGTTGCCCAGATAGTGCAAGTCATCGTATTAGCCAAAAGCTTTCCCTCTCCCAAGCTGGGCAATAACTCGTTGCTACTCAAATATGGCTGGGCAATTACCCTGTCGGGAGTGCTTAACTTCATGGTGCTCGGAGCTGAACGCTGGGCAATAGCACAAACGCTGGGACTGGCCTCCCTCGCCCCCTATGCCATCGCTATCCAGTGGGCAATCGCTGCCAGCTTGTTGCTCGAGCCATTCGGGCTGTGGTGGTTTCCCAAGCGCTTTGGTCTACTGCGCACTCAAGCCGATCGCCAACACGCCGCCACGATCAGCGTCCTTGGCTGCCAGCTAAGCAGCCTAGTTGCCGCGGGGATCATCACCATCGGCTCTCGCTTCCTGCTGATATGGCTTCCGCCCGAATTTCATGCCAGCGCCAACATACTGCCCCTACTGGGCATTGCTATCATGTTCAAACATGCCAGCACATTGCTCAATATCGGCTGCTATTTCCAGAAAGACGGCAAAAGCATCATGCTGATAGGCGTGATCAGCGCCAGCTGTGCGGTATTACTGCTGTTATTCATCCTGCCCAATTTCGGCCTTTATGCCTTTATCTGGGCGAGTATCGCTTTGCAGCTGGTGCGGGCCGGCCTCTTTTTTGGCTGGAGCCAACACTACCTTCGCCTGCCCTACCCACTCTATCGATTGGGTGCCAGTTATGCTCTTGTGGCCATGCTACTGTTCAGTCACTTTCAATTATCTATCATGTATGAGGCGCTCTGCCTGCTATTACTGGCCATCCAAGTCAGCTGGCCATGGCTTGGCAAGCAAATAACCAAAAAAAGAGAGCCGTCAGGGCTTAACAAAGGCTTGGGGAGCGGCTAA
- a CDS encoding B12-dependent methionine synthase (COG0646,COG1410) — MLMGKDLLNKRLAEQILIIDGGMGTMIQGYKLEEQDYRGQRFADWHMDLKGNNDLLVLTQPQLIKEIHASYLEAGADILETNTFNATTIAMADYEMEALSAEINLEAAKLARQVADEWTAKTPDKPRFVAGVLGPTNRTCSISPDVNDPGFRNISFDQLVEAYAESTRALIEGGSDIILIETIFDTLNAKACAFAVETVFEELGYALPVMISGTITDASGRTLSGQTTEAFYNALRHVNPISFGLNCALGPDELRQYVEELSRISECAVSAHPNAGLPNAFGEYDLSPEEMAVHIKEWAQSGFLNLVGGCCGTTPEHIRRMAEAVVNIAPRTLPELPVACRLSGLEPLTIEKDTLFVNVGERTNVTGSARFKRLIKEELYDEALEVARQQVENGAQIIDINMDEGMLDAEACMVRFLKLCASEPEISKVPIMVDSSKWEVIEAGLKCIQGKGIVNSISLKEGKEKFVEQAKLIRRYGAAVIVMAFDEVGQADTRERKVEICTNAYRILVDEVGFPPEDIIFDPNIFAVATGIEEHNNYAVDFIEAVGDIKRELPHAMISGGVSNVSFSFRGNNYVREAIHAVFLYHCFKRGMDMGIVNAGQLEVYDNVPEKLREAVEDVVLNRRDDSTERLLEIAEEYRTSTVGQQDDGAALEWRSWPVAKRLEHALVKGITEFIVDDTEEARLNASKPLEVIEGPLMDGMNVVGDLFGEGKMFLPQVVKSARVMKQAVAHLEPFINAEKQAGTSNGKILLATVKGDVHDIGKNIVGVVLQCNNYEIIDLGVMVPCEKILKVAKEENVDIIGLSGLITPSLDEMVHVAKEMERQGFDLPLLIGGATTSKAHTAVKIEQNYSHPVVYVNNASRAVGVCTSLLSDELRPAFVEKLDADYVRVRDQHSRKRPRTQPVSLEVARANKVAIDWEAYSPPIPLKSGVQVFDDFDVATLREYIDWTPFFMTWSLMGKYPAILDHEEVGEEAQRLFSDANALLDRVEQEGLLEARGMCAMFPANSVGDDIEVYTDESRTEVAKVLHNLRQQTEKPKGFNYCLSDYIAPKGSGKADWIGAFAVTGGIGERELADAYKAAGDDYNAIMIQAVADRLAEAFAEYLHEQVRTEIWGYSPDENLSNDDLIREKYQGIRPAPGYPACPEHTEKGALWELLQVEETIGMSLTTSYAMWPGASVSGWYFSHPDSRYFAIAQIQDDQRDSYADRKGWEQAEAEKWLGPNLHG; from the coding sequence GTGTTGATGGGCAAGGATTTACTAAATAAACGCTTGGCTGAGCAGATCCTGATCATTGATGGTGGCATGGGCACCATGATCCAGGGCTATAAGCTGGAAGAGCAAGATTACCGTGGTCAGCGTTTTGCCGATTGGCATATGGACCTCAAAGGTAATAACGACTTACTGGTACTGACACAACCGCAATTGATCAAGGAGATCCATGCCTCGTATCTAGAGGCGGGGGCCGATATCCTTGAAACCAATACCTTCAACGCAACGACCATTGCGATGGCCGATTACGAGATGGAAGCGTTGAGTGCCGAGATCAACCTCGAGGCCGCAAAGCTGGCCCGCCAAGTGGCCGATGAGTGGACGGCAAAGACGCCGGATAAACCACGTTTTGTCGCAGGGGTACTGGGGCCAACCAACCGTACCTGTTCTATCTCGCCGGATGTCAATGATCCCGGCTTTCGTAATATCAGCTTCGATCAGTTGGTAGAGGCTTATGCCGAGTCAACCCGGGCTTTGATCGAGGGCGGATCGGATATCATTCTTATCGAAACCATTTTCGATACGCTCAATGCCAAGGCCTGTGCGTTCGCAGTAGAAACCGTGTTTGAAGAGTTGGGTTACGCTTTGCCGGTGATGATTTCAGGTACCATCACCGATGCCTCAGGCCGAACCCTATCGGGCCAGACAACCGAAGCGTTCTACAATGCGCTTCGCCATGTCAATCCTATTTCCTTTGGCCTTAACTGTGCGCTGGGGCCAGATGAGCTGCGCCAATATGTCGAGGAGTTGTCGCGCATCTCCGAGTGCGCGGTCTCAGCCCACCCAAATGCCGGCCTGCCGAATGCTTTCGGTGAATATGATCTGTCGCCAGAGGAAATGGCGGTGCATATCAAGGAGTGGGCGCAAAGCGGCTTCCTGAATTTGGTCGGAGGCTGTTGTGGTACCACGCCTGAACATATTCGCCGGATGGCTGAAGCGGTAGTAAACATTGCTCCGCGCACCTTGCCCGAATTACCTGTCGCTTGTCGTCTCTCGGGCCTTGAGCCGCTGACCATTGAAAAGGATACGCTGTTCGTCAATGTGGGTGAGCGGACCAACGTGACCGGCTCTGCCCGGTTTAAGCGCCTGATCAAAGAAGAGCTGTACGATGAAGCCTTGGAAGTCGCCCGCCAGCAGGTTGAAAACGGTGCCCAGATCATCGATATCAATATGGATGAAGGGATGCTGGACGCCGAGGCGTGTATGGTGCGCTTCCTCAAGCTGTGTGCTTCCGAGCCTGAGATTTCCAAAGTACCGATTATGGTCGACTCCTCGAAGTGGGAAGTGATCGAGGCGGGCCTTAAATGTATCCAGGGCAAGGGGATCGTCAACTCTATCTCGCTCAAGGAAGGCAAAGAGAAATTCGTCGAGCAGGCCAAGCTGATCCGCCGCTACGGTGCCGCGGTGATAGTGATGGCGTTTGACGAAGTGGGTCAGGCAGATACCCGGGAGCGCAAGGTAGAGATCTGTACCAATGCCTACCGTATCTTGGTCGATGAAGTCGGTTTCCCGCCGGAAGACATCATTTTCGACCCGAATATCTTTGCTGTGGCCACCGGTATCGAAGAACACAACAACTATGCCGTTGATTTCATCGAGGCCGTCGGCGATATCAAGCGTGAGCTACCGCATGCGATGATTTCCGGTGGTGTCTCCAACGTGTCGTTCTCGTTCCGGGGTAATAACTATGTCCGCGAGGCGATCCATGCCGTGTTCCTGTATCACTGTTTCAAGCGTGGGATGGACATGGGCATCGTCAATGCCGGACAGCTCGAAGTGTACGACAACGTGCCGGAGAAATTACGCGAGGCGGTAGAGGATGTGGTCCTCAACCGCCGCGATGATTCAACCGAACGCTTGCTGGAAATCGCGGAAGAGTACCGCACCAGCACTGTCGGCCAGCAAGATGACGGTGCGGCGCTGGAGTGGCGCAGCTGGCCGGTTGCAAAGCGTCTCGAGCATGCTTTGGTGAAAGGCATCACCGAGTTTATCGTTGATGATACCGAGGAAGCCCGTCTCAATGCTTCCAAGCCGCTTGAAGTGATCGAGGGGCCGCTGATGGACGGTATGAATGTGGTCGGTGACTTGTTCGGTGAGGGTAAGATGTTCTTGCCGCAGGTGGTGAAATCTGCCCGGGTGATGAAGCAGGCGGTTGCCCACCTCGAGCCGTTTATCAATGCCGAAAAACAGGCCGGCACGTCGAACGGCAAGATCCTGCTGGCAACGGTGAAAGGCGATGTCCACGACATTGGCAAGAACATTGTCGGCGTGGTATTGCAGTGTAATAACTACGAGATCATCGATCTGGGTGTGATGGTACCGTGTGAGAAGATCCTCAAGGTCGCCAAGGAAGAGAATGTCGATATCATCGGCCTCTCTGGCCTCATCACCCCTTCGCTGGACGAGATGGTCCATGTCGCGAAAGAGATGGAGCGCCAAGGCTTTGATTTACCGCTGCTCATTGGTGGGGCTACGACGTCCAAGGCTCATACTGCGGTGAAGATCGAGCAGAACTACAGCCATCCTGTGGTGTATGTGAATAACGCTTCCCGCGCGGTGGGGGTATGTACCTCACTGCTCTCAGATGAGCTTCGCCCGGCCTTTGTTGAAAAACTGGATGCGGATTATGTCAGGGTACGTGATCAGCATAGCCGCAAGCGTCCGAGGACCCAGCCGGTCTCGCTCGAGGTGGCAAGGGCTAACAAGGTAGCGATTGACTGGGAAGCGTATTCCCCGCCGATACCACTGAAATCAGGTGTGCAGGTGTTTGATGACTTTGATGTGGCGACCTTGCGTGAGTACATCGACTGGACCCCTTTCTTCATGACTTGGTCGCTGATGGGCAAGTACCCGGCCATTCTTGATCATGAGGAGGTGGGTGAGGAAGCACAGCGCTTGTTCAGCGATGCCAATGCCCTGCTCGATAGGGTCGAGCAGGAAGGCTTGCTCGAAGCCCGTGGTATGTGTGCCATGTTCCCGGCCAACAGTGTCGGTGATGATATCGAGGTGTATACGGATGAGTCGCGTACTGAAGTGGCTAAGGTATTGCACAACCTGCGCCAGCAAACCGAGAAGCCGAAGGGGTTCAATTATTGTTTGTCGGACTATATCGCGCCGAAAGGGAGCGGCAAGGCTGATTGGATTGGGGCCTTTGCGGTAACCGGCGGGATTGGCGAGCGTGAGTTGGCCGATGCCTACAAGGCAGCAGGCGATGATTATAACGCGATCATGATCCAGGCGGTGGCCGACCGGTTGGCAGAAGCCTTTGCCGAGTATCTGCATGAGCAGGTGCGTACGGAGATCTGGGGCTACTCGCCGGATGAGAACTTATCGAATGATGATCTTATCCGTGAGAAATACCAGGGGATCCGTCCTGCGCCAGGGTATCCGGCGTGTCCTGAGCATACCGAGAAAGGCGCGCTGTGGGAGCTATTGCAGGTTGAAGAGACGATTGGTATGTCGCTGACAACCAGTTATGCGATGTGGCCGGGCGCTTCGGTATCGGGCTGGTATTTCTCCCACCCGGACTCGCGCTATTTTGCGATCGCCCAGATCCAGGACGATCAGCGCGACAGCTATGCCGATCGCAAAGGCTGGGAGCAGGCCGAGGCCGAGAAATGGTTGGGCCCGAACCTGCATGGCTAA
- a CDS encoding homoserine O-succinyltransferase (COG1897) codes for MPIKIPDKLPATDILRGENIFVMSEARASSQEIRPLKVLLLNLMPKKIETETQFLRLLSNSPLQVDVELLRIDNRPTRNTPTEHLDTFYRQFEMVKDRNFDGLIVTGAPLGLVQFEDVLYWEEIQTIMNWAKEHVTSTLFVCWAAQAGLKLLYDLPKRTRKEKLSGVYWHRIHDCHNPILRGFDDSFLAPHSRYADFSPEYLAEHTDLDVLATSEQAGVYLAATKDKRNVFVTGHPEYDVDTLHNEYVRDVGEGMEPNVPVNYYPDNNPGNPPIASWRSHGHLLFSNWLNYCVYQQTPYDLEHFSEANFTKDE; via the coding sequence ATGCCGATTAAGATCCCTGACAAATTACCTGCCACCGACATCCTGCGCGGGGAGAATATCTTCGTGATGTCGGAAGCCCGTGCATCCAGTCAGGAAATCCGCCCTTTGAAGGTGCTGCTGCTTAATTTGATGCCGAAGAAGATCGAAACGGAAACCCAGTTCCTGCGTCTGTTGTCCAACAGTCCGCTACAAGTCGATGTTGAGTTGCTCCGCATCGATAACCGGCCGACGAGAAATACGCCGACAGAGCACCTTGATACTTTCTACCGACAGTTCGAGATGGTGAAAGACCGTAACTTTGACGGCCTGATAGTGACTGGGGCGCCATTAGGTTTGGTACAGTTTGAGGATGTGCTGTATTGGGAAGAGATCCAGACCATCATGAATTGGGCCAAGGAGCATGTGACCTCGACCCTGTTTGTCTGTTGGGCTGCTCAGGCTGGCTTGAAGTTGCTCTATGATCTGCCCAAGCGCACCCGTAAGGAGAAACTTTCCGGGGTGTATTGGCACCGGATCCATGATTGCCATAATCCGATTCTGCGCGGGTTTGATGATTCATTTTTGGCGCCACACTCACGCTATGCCGATTTCTCGCCGGAGTACCTGGCCGAGCACACAGATTTGGACGTTCTGGCTACTTCTGAGCAAGCAGGAGTCTACCTTGCGGCAACCAAGGACAAGCGTAATGTCTTTGTCACTGGCCACCCTGAATACGATGTCGATACCTTACATAATGAATATGTGCGGGATGTCGGTGAAGGGATGGAGCCCAATGTGCCGGTCAACTACTACCCAGACAATAACCCGGGCAACCCGCCGATTGCCAGTTGGCGCAGTCATGGCCACCTGCTGTTTTCTAACTGGCTTAATTACTGTGTTTACCAGCAGACACCTTACGATTTGGAACACTTCTCGGAAGCCAATTTCACCAAGGATGAATAG
- a CDS encoding hypothetical protein (COG0438), translating into MKKIGYVIPVFPTLSETFVGVEIRAMKALGHPVQTYAFSPGQHFQPADDELKQHCRYLSTAPTYPFEGLWNIHRCHTFLRQQKGFTYLSLLRQGLQLAYLAKRDQCEHLHAHFAWHSTATAIVAAKLLNISVSFVGHGADIYATPQDIDSKLKAASFICAVTKEMQNELQTATKSPVLHIPCGIDASQYPPLNTNWQPKKDFLFIGRLVEKKGLGTLLYALSQLPPDTNLDIVGDGPLRPGLNQLAYQLGLNSHNRPQVHFLGHKESAWYRQHANDYKALVAPFTIAPNGDKDTGPLVIKEAMALGLPVITTDLSGCDEILEKQYGLQVPMNDHSALADAMAYLRHQPASALAPLREKAFKRVMDQFTARTQAQKLSAQVEAS; encoded by the coding sequence ATGAAGAAGATTGGTTATGTGATACCGGTATTCCCAACGTTATCCGAAACCTTTGTTGGTGTTGAGATCAGGGCAATGAAAGCACTGGGGCATCCAGTCCAGACCTATGCCTTCAGTCCAGGACAGCATTTCCAGCCTGCGGACGACGAGCTCAAGCAACATTGCCGCTACCTATCCACAGCACCAACCTACCCATTTGAAGGGCTGTGGAACATTCATCGCTGCCACACATTTCTCAGACAGCAAAAAGGGTTTACATACTTGTCACTACTAAGACAAGGACTGCAGCTGGCTTACTTGGCCAAGAGAGACCAATGCGAACATCTCCATGCCCACTTTGCCTGGCACAGCACGGCAACGGCAATTGTCGCGGCAAAGCTGCTCAATATTTCTGTCTCTTTTGTCGGCCACGGCGCTGATATCTATGCCACACCACAGGACATTGACAGCAAACTGAAAGCCGCCAGTTTTATCTGCGCTGTCACCAAAGAGATGCAAAATGAACTGCAAACTGCAACAAAAAGTCCAGTTTTGCATATACCTTGCGGTATTGACGCATCCCAATATCCACCACTCAATACCAATTGGCAGCCAAAGAAAGACTTCTTGTTCATTGGCCGATTGGTTGAGAAGAAAGGACTTGGTACATTGCTTTATGCACTAAGCCAACTCCCCCCTGATACCAATCTGGATATTGTTGGAGACGGTCCGCTGCGACCGGGCCTCAACCAACTCGCCTATCAACTCGGGCTTAATTCTCACAACCGTCCGCAAGTTCATTTTTTGGGCCATAAGGAATCAGCTTGGTACCGCCAGCACGCCAATGATTACAAAGCCCTTGTCGCCCCATTCACCATCGCCCCCAATGGTGATAAAGATACTGGCCCACTTGTTATCAAAGAAGCAATGGCATTGGGCCTTCCTGTCATAACAACTGACTTATCTGGATGCGATGAAATCCTCGAAAAACAATATGGCCTTCAGGTTCCCATGAATGATCATTCCGCACTGGCCGACGCCATGGCATATCTCCGCCACCAGCCGGCCTCGGCACTCGCTCCGCTCAGGGAAAAGGCGTTTAAACGGGTCATGGATCAATTTACTGCTCGAACACAGGCCCAAAAGCTCTCTGCCCAAGTAGAAGCTTCATGA
- a CDS encoding hypothetical protein (COG0463) translates to MSSEAEVSVVIPNYNCLPTLPRAIESIRMQGIPVEIIVVDDGSTDGSREWLARQVDITLLLTERAGVSQARNVGVSHCSNELIAFLDADDYWLENKLPQQLSLHQHFPELVCSFTDYMHVSEAGRPIISCFEYWPRFRKQIGNNPVVVLTSLTPLLYAENVVGTSTVVVRKQTLIEVGGFDPYLKSASDWDLWLKVAEQGAVGVLNTNFCHYISDRADAISRDHNKRLEAMKRILDRHRPKVSKHPAELLAGYLRWVTGKAEYNRLKKAYCYAACQEIMVLCFQPSKRRVKAAGRDILSVLTLK, encoded by the coding sequence ATGAGCTCAGAAGCAGAAGTGAGTGTTGTTATTCCAAATTATAATTGTCTGCCAACGCTACCACGTGCCATCGAAAGCATCAGGATGCAAGGAATACCAGTTGAGATCATAGTAGTGGACGATGGTTCAACCGATGGCTCACGTGAGTGGTTGGCTAGGCAAGTGGACATCACATTGTTGTTGACAGAACGGGCGGGGGTGTCGCAAGCAAGAAACGTTGGGGTTTCGCATTGCTCCAATGAGTTAATTGCTTTTCTTGATGCTGATGACTATTGGTTGGAAAACAAGTTACCCCAGCAACTATCGTTGCATCAACATTTCCCGGAGCTGGTATGTAGTTTTACCGATTACATGCATGTGAGTGAGGCAGGGCGGCCTATTATCAGCTGTTTTGAATATTGGCCGCGCTTTAGGAAGCAAATAGGCAATAATCCAGTCGTGGTCTTGACGTCGCTTACCCCATTACTCTATGCCGAGAACGTGGTCGGTACCAGTACCGTCGTCGTAAGAAAGCAAACCCTAATCGAGGTTGGGGGGTTCGATCCTTACTTGAAATCGGCTTCTGATTGGGATTTGTGGTTGAAAGTAGCAGAGCAAGGTGCCGTTGGGGTTCTTAATACTAACTTTTGTCATTACATTTCAGATAGAGCTGATGCAATAAGTCGTGATCATAACAAGCGGCTCGAAGCGATGAAGCGTATCCTTGACCGGCACCGTCCTAAAGTTAGCAAACACCCAGCGGAACTGCTGGCGGGGTATTTGCGCTGGGTGACAGGGAAGGCGGAATATAATCGGCTGAAGAAAGCCTATTGCTATGCGGCCTGCCAGGAGATCATGGTGCTGTGTTTCCAGCCGAGTAAACGAAGAGTGAAAGCCGCAGGGCGGGATATATTGAGTGTTTTGACGCTAAAGTAA